The DNA window TGTTTAAATGTGCGCTTATATgtaatacaaattttatttatatttattgtttgttttgtaattttcgtttttttcttcattttattttttctaggagttttctaattataattaatagtGATATTGTTTCCAGCATCACGAATTtctttattacatttatggATGATGTTCTTCTTggtaaattttatataaaacaactctttaatttttttttctctttgttATTACACctagtaataattttattgtgtGAATGCAAATTTTCAAGTtgatgtatttttaaaaaacctacttttaaaaacataatgatggaaaaaagaaatggaaaaaaaagaaaaaaaaggaaaaaaaaaagtttttaaatATCTAAGTTGTAATACAAggtaaatacatatatttgaagATGTTTCACGAAGGTTacaattacatatataaataatttgcaACAACTGTTGAGTGCAAACCTAGGACATGGTAACAGGAggaacatatacatatatgtatgtttgcatatttatgcatatgtatgttatatatatatgtatgtacgaaAGAccaacttaaaaatataggtCAAAATAAAAACGTCTTAAATATGATATAGGAATTGCAATTTTTGGTTAATATCTATTTGTTTGCAAGAAATATgtgatttaatttttttagaatttattatttttaattgtttcatatatttcatgAACTTTACGTAAAAAGGAAACTTTCAGAGGAAcctttcctttttaaattatgaaaatattctATTGTTTAAAACAGTAGTAAGAATGTTTTTATTCAAATCATATACAATCCCCGAAAGTTCACAAAAATTATACgatacaaaagaaaaaaaaaaaaaaa is part of the Plasmodium malariae genome assembly, chromosome: 14 genome and encodes:
- the PmUG01_14054200 gene encoding conserved Plasmodium protein, unknown function; this encodes MYDDLEALVKKPSMEENDTCLNVRLYVIQILFIFIVCFVIFVFFFILFFLGVF